One genomic segment of Dehalococcoidales bacterium includes these proteins:
- the ispH gene encoding 4-hydroxy-3-methylbut-2-enyl diphosphate reductase, which translates to MKIEKAGETGFCFGVRRAIDILERVARERGSVETLGALVHNRQVLKRLSVIGVRVASSIDDIRGDIVVTGAHGISPQVEEELRSRQLTVVNTTCPFVLRAQKVAQRLARSGFLVIIYGDTNHPEVKGILGWANNVGMATLDAGSLASFEPLPRRLGVLAQTTQIPDHFTRFTKDLLGLVLAKDSELRVIDTICHDIRRRQAAAMDLASRVDLMLVTGDHTSANTNHLAELCSGTTTTRLIETADEVEPAWVQEYRRIGVTGGASTAEQTISEVLAKLEEYTGKS; encoded by the coding sequence CTGAAAATCGAAAAGGCAGGCGAGACAGGGTTCTGCTTCGGAGTCAGGCGGGCGATCGATATCCTGGAGAGGGTTGCCCGGGAACGGGGCAGTGTGGAAACTCTGGGGGCGCTGGTACATAACCGGCAGGTACTAAAGAGGCTGTCCGTTATCGGTGTCAGAGTGGCCAGTAGTATCGATGATATACGTGGCGACATCGTGGTTACCGGTGCCCACGGAATCAGTCCCCAGGTAGAGGAGGAACTCCGGTCCCGACAACTCACCGTAGTGAATACCACCTGTCCCTTCGTACTCCGGGCGCAGAAGGTCGCCCAGCGGCTGGCAAGGTCCGGTTTCCTGGTAATCATCTACGGTGATACCAACCACCCTGAGGTGAAGGGCATTCTGGGGTGGGCGAATAATGTAGGCATGGCCACACTGGATGCAGGTTCGCTGGCATCGTTTGAGCCTTTACCGCGCCGTCTCGGAGTCCTGGCCCAGACCACCCAGATACCGGACCATTTCACCAGGTTCACGAAGGATTTACTCGGTTTAGTCCTCGCCAAGGACTCCGAGCTACGGGTTATTGACACCATCTGCCACGATATCCGCAGGCGGCAGGCGGCAGCCATGGACCTGGCAAGCAGAGTGGACCTGATGCTGGTTACCGGAGACCATACCAGCGCCAATACCAACCACCTTGCCGAACTGTGTTCGGGGACAACGACAACACGCCTGATTGAAACAGCGGACGAGGTTGAACCTGCCTGGGTTCAGGAGTACCGTCGTATCGGCGTTACCGGAGGAGCTTCCACCGCAGAGCAGACCATTAGTGAGGTCCTGGCAAAGCTTGAGGAATATACCGGGAAATCATAG
- a CDS encoding acyl-CoA dehydrogenase family protein — protein sequence MDFTLSEEQEMLRKTARDFLEEKCPKTLVRDMESDEKGYPPALWKEIAGLGWMGLAFPESFGGSGMSFLDLAVLLEETGRACLPGPFLSGVVLGGLTILDAGNERQKQEYLPVIASGEKVFTLALTEVAAGYDAGSINVTATADGSDYLIDGTKLFVPDANVADYLLCVARTGQPTDTDEGLTVFIVDSRSPGISHSLLKTISGDKLCEVTFDRVKVSAENILGEPGQGWDIVQRTIQRAAVAKCCELVGVMQGALELTLDYAKERRQFDRPIGSFQVIQHFCVDMATDCETTRFGTYQAAWVLSEGLPCAKEVSVAKAWAGEAYDRVVTLAHQIHGAIGCTIDHDLQFYTKRGKAAQLSFGGGDFHREIVAQCMGL from the coding sequence ATGGATTTCACTCTGTCTGAAGAACAGGAAATGCTTAGGAAGACTGCCCGCGACTTTCTCGAAGAGAAGTGCCCTAAGACGCTGGTCAGAGACATGGAGAGCGACGAGAAAGGCTATCCACCCGCACTCTGGAAGGAGATAGCGGGACTGGGCTGGATGGGGCTGGCGTTTCCGGAGAGCTTCGGTGGCAGCGGTATGAGCTTCCTTGACCTTGCTGTCCTGCTTGAGGAGACGGGGAGGGCCTGTCTGCCCGGCCCCTTCCTGTCCGGCGTGGTCCTCGGTGGTCTGACCATCCTCGATGCTGGCAACGAGCGACAGAAACAGGAATACCTGCCGGTAATAGCCAGCGGTGAGAAGGTCTTCACCCTTGCCCTTACCGAGGTTGCTGCCGGTTACGACGCTGGCTCAATCAACGTGACGGCTACCGCTGACGGCAGCGACTACCTGATTGACGGTACCAAGCTATTTGTCCCCGATGCCAACGTTGCCGACTATCTGCTCTGTGTCGCCCGCACTGGCCAGCCAACGGATACGGACGAAGGACTCACCGTCTTCATCGTAGACTCCAGGAGCCCCGGAATCAGCCACTCGCTCCTGAAAACAATATCCGGCGACAAGCTGTGCGAGGTTACGTTTGATCGGGTGAAGGTAAGCGCGGAGAACATCCTCGGTGAACCCGGCCAGGGATGGGATATCGTACAGAGGACAATCCAACGCGCCGCGGTGGCCAAGTGCTGTGAGCTGGTGGGAGTTATGCAGGGAGCGCTGGAGTTGACCCTCGACTATGCCAAAGAGAGGCGGCAGTTTGACCGGCCGATAGGCAGCTTCCAGGTCATCCAGCACTTCTGTGTCGATATGGCTACCGACTGCGAGACGACAAGGTTCGGCACCTACCAGGCAGCCTGGGTGCTCAGTGAAGGGCTACCCTGCGCGAAAGAGGTATCAGTCGCCAAGGCCTGGGCGGGCGAGGCCTATGACCGCGTGGTCACACTGGCACACCAGATTCACGGAGCCATCGGCTGTACTATTGACCACGACCTGCAGTTCTACACCAAGCGGGGCAAGGCAGCGCAGCTCAGCTTCGGTGGCGGTGATTTCCACCGGGAGATAGTCGCTCAGTGTATGGGACTATGA
- a CDS encoding lysophospholipid acyltransferase family protein has protein sequence MPWIYRICCPSIRLLLFLLSRWEVKGKENVPREGPVIVVANHMTVLDPPMLSVSLGRYAQIMAKEELFRSRASSYLMYGLGAFPVHRGRLDRQAMRVAEKALADGGILIVFPEGQRSRNGQLQRASDGATLIALRSGVPILPVGITGTERVSGIWSVLRRPRLTVNIGRPFHLPPTNDKLDRTECTQYIMEHIAEVLPAEYRGIYAGGKTG, from the coding sequence GTGCCCTGGATTTATCGTATCTGTTGCCCATCAATCAGGCTGCTACTGTTTCTCCTCAGCCGCTGGGAGGTCAAGGGCAAGGAGAACGTTCCTCGCGAGGGTCCGGTCATCGTGGTCGCCAACCATATGACCGTGCTTGACCCTCCCATGCTCAGTGTCAGCCTGGGGCGATATGCACAGATAATGGCCAAGGAGGAGCTTTTCCGCTCCCGGGCGTCAAGCTATTTGATGTACGGCCTGGGCGCTTTTCCGGTCCACCGTGGCAGGCTGGACAGGCAGGCCATGCGTGTTGCCGAGAAAGCACTGGCGGACGGAGGTATTCTGATAGTATTTCCCGAGGGCCAGAGGAGTCGGAACGGGCAGCTTCAGCGTGCCTCTGACGGTGCCACACTGATAGCGCTGCGCAGCGGGGTTCCCATACTGCCGGTGGGCATCACCGGCACAGAACGGGTCAGTGGTATATGGAGCGTACTGCGCCGCCCACGGCTGACGGTTAATATCGGGCGGCCCTTTCATCTTCCTCCGACTAATGATAAGTTGGACCGGACGGAATGTACCCAGTACATCATGGAGCATATTGCTGAAGTGTTACCCGCCGAGTACCGGGGCATCTATGCGGGTGGGAAAACCGGATGA
- the folK gene encoding 2-amino-4-hydroxy-6-hydroxymethyldihydropteridine diphosphokinase, with amino-acid sequence MVESQVPQQTNSRATVLYLGLGSNMGDRRANLDKALDLLSQRVEVLEVSPIYDTEPVDNINQPRFLNLVCKVRTHLAPMGLLTLTKGIESKLGRRQGGPNTPRPLDIDILFFGEQVMDNPKLVIPHPRLVERAFVLVPLAEIAPDLVHPVNGKTVRQMLESLQKGVQGVFKWEEGQE; translated from the coding sequence ATGGTGGAATCTCAGGTTCCCCAACAGACCAACTCCAGAGCTACGGTTCTCTACCTTGGCCTTGGCTCAAACATGGGTGACCGCCGGGCTAATCTGGATAAGGCACTCGACTTGCTCTCACAGAGGGTAGAGGTACTGGAGGTCTCCCCGATATACGATACCGAGCCGGTGGACAATATCAATCAGCCCCGCTTCCTTAACCTTGTCTGTAAAGTCCGTACCCATCTGGCACCAATGGGACTTCTCACCCTGACCAAGGGAATCGAGTCCAAGCTGGGTCGGAGACAGGGCGGGCCCAATACACCCCGGCCGCTCGATATCGACATTCTCTTCTTCGGGGAACAGGTTATGGACAACCCCAAGCTGGTTATTCCCCACCCCAGGCTGGTAGAGAGGGCCTTCGTCCTGGTCCCCCTGGCTGAGATAGCCCCGGACCTGGTGCACCCGGTGAACGGCAAGACCGTCCGGCAGATGCTGGAGTCCTTGCAGAAGGGTGTACAGGGTGTCTTCAAGTGGGAGGAGGGCCAGGAATAA
- a CDS encoding DUF1893 domain-containing protein, with protein sequence MNDSTVREFTNSNDTLRVYSGDRLLFSSEKERLLPLMEYIETCVPYEKDVTVLDRVVGNAAAFLLVKILCRETYGELGSEFAAKTLKQLGIGYRFDETVPHIMNNKQDGMCPMEELSLGKTPGEFYQALKERLSGQ encoded by the coding sequence ATGAATGATAGCACCGTTCGTGAGTTTACCAACAGTAACGATACCCTCCGGGTATACAGCGGGGACAGGTTGCTCTTTTCCTCGGAAAAGGAACGTCTCCTGCCACTGATGGAGTACATCGAGACCTGTGTCCCCTATGAGAAGGACGTAACCGTCCTGGACCGGGTAGTCGGTAATGCCGCGGCGTTTCTACTGGTGAAGATACTCTGCCGTGAAACCTACGGTGAACTGGGCAGCGAGTTTGCCGCGAAGACACTGAAACAGCTCGGTATCGGCTACCGGTTCGACGAGACGGTCCCCCATATTATGAACAACAAACAGGACGGCATGTGCCCGATGGAAGAGCTTTCACTCGGCAAGACCCCGGGCGAGTTCTACCAGGCTCTCAAGGAACGGCTCTCGGGCCAGTAG
- a CDS encoding methytransferase partner Trm112 — protein sequence MKRELMDILVCPVCKGELELTVEEENEKEIVTGSLYCAKCDVRYPIEETIPNLLPPE from the coding sequence ATGAAAAGAGAGTTGATGGACATCCTGGTCTGCCCGGTGTGCAAGGGCGAGCTTGAGCTTACCGTGGAAGAGGAGAACGAGAAGGAAATTGTCACCGGGAGCCTGTACTGTGCCAAGTGTGATGTCCGCTACCCGATTGAAGAAACGATTCCCAACCTGCTGCCGCCGGAATAG
- a CDS encoding flavodoxin domain-containing protein, whose amino-acid sequence MSKVLIVYFSLSGNTEKMAQYIAEGVRMAGQEVVARKVSEVKNAEAFEGYDGYIFGSPTYHRDMAEPMKTFLFLARRANLEGKLAGSFGSYTHSGDAPEIVLETMEYVFKMEPFELGSFNLKDDVLGGSEGMRACQDYGRVFGEKISA is encoded by the coding sequence ATGAGCAAGGTATTGATTGTCTACTTCAGCCTGTCGGGGAACACGGAGAAGATGGCGCAGTACATCGCTGAAGGCGTGCGCATGGCCGGACAGGAGGTAGTGGCCAGGAAAGTCTCCGAAGTCAAGAACGCGGAGGCCTTCGAGGGTTACGACGGCTACATTTTCGGCTCTCCCACATACCACAGGGACATGGCTGAGCCGATGAAGACGTTCCTGTTCCTGGCAAGAAGGGCCAACCTGGAAGGAAAGCTCGCCGGCTCGTTCGGTTCCTACACCCACAGCGGTGATGCCCCGGAGATAGTCCTCGAGACGATGGAATACGTCTTCAAAATGGAGCCGTTTGAGCTGGGGTCCTTCAATCTCAAAGATGATGTGCTGGGTGGTTCCGAAGGTATGCGGGCCTGTCAGGACTACGGAAGGGTCTTCGGCGAGAAAATCAGCGCCTGA
- the queD gene encoding 6-carboxytetrahydropterin synthase QueD → MYTISVEQHFDAAHYLRGYQGKCEALHGHRFGVVARLEAAQLDDIGMAYDFTLLKQHLGEILGRFDHTCLNDVSPFDEINPSSENIAATIYQELGPKLAGTPVSIVCVEVWESPQSGVSYRPD, encoded by the coding sequence GTGTACACGATATCCGTTGAGCAACATTTTGATGCCGCCCATTACCTTCGCGGTTACCAGGGCAAGTGCGAGGCGCTGCATGGACACCGATTCGGCGTGGTGGCTCGCCTGGAGGCCGCTCAGCTTGATGATATCGGCATGGCCTATGATTTCACATTGCTGAAGCAGCACCTGGGTGAAATCCTCGGCCGTTTCGACCACACCTGCCTCAATGACGTGTCGCCGTTTGACGAGATAAACCCATCATCAGAGAACATCGCGGCCACTATCTATCAGGAACTCGGACCGAAACTGGCCGGGACGCCGGTTTCAATAGTCTGTGTCGAGGTGTGGGAATCACCCCAGAGCGGTGTGTCCTACCGACCTGACTGA
- a CDS encoding 4-hydroxyphenylacetate 3-hydroxylase N-terminal domain-containing protein: protein MALKTAEQYYDSLRQMSPTAYILGEKVADITSHPLTKGQVAGVAQTFALAHDPEGRELLVTHSDLVGEEVSRFTALYESIDDLLTKVRMLKFLSQRTGTCYMRCTGMDALNAVGVVTHDIDTKHGTGYRERFLEYLKYVQRNDLVVWSGVTDVKGDRSLRPSAQPDPDMYLRIVDRNDDGIIVRGAKAHQSGSLCAHEGLILPSREMRENDRDYAVAFAVPVDARGVIHVYGRGTLEARAMEGVDLGNVDFGKFCPMVIFDDVFVPWERVFMCGEHEFAGPMVRLFGSYHRHSHGGCKCGVGDVLIGAAAAVAEYNGVPNASHINAKLVDMIKTVQTMYGCCLAASIEAKESDSGIYLVDSVLANTSKLYEGKEYHEVIRLLVDIAGGLVADLPSEKDLRNPDIGPLVEKYLKGAEGVPVEDRMRMFRLIEKLAFETRDIVSNIHGGGSPEAHRMTLLRDTDIEPKKKLARRLAGIKESK, encoded by the coding sequence ATGGCCTTGAAAACAGCGGAGCAGTACTACGATAGCCTGCGGCAGATGAGTCCGACTGCCTACATTCTGGGCGAGAAGGTAGCCGATATCACCAGCCACCCGCTGACAAAGGGACAGGTGGCCGGGGTGGCGCAGACCTTTGCCCTTGCCCACGACCCCGAAGGCAGGGAGTTACTGGTAACCCACTCCGACCTCGTCGGGGAGGAAGTCAGCCGTTTTACTGCACTCTATGAAAGCATCGACGACCTCCTGACCAAGGTCAGGATGCTCAAGTTCCTCTCCCAGCGGACGGGCACCTGTTATATGCGGTGTACCGGGATGGATGCCCTGAATGCTGTCGGCGTGGTAACCCACGATATCGATACCAAGCACGGTACCGGCTACCGCGAGAGGTTCCTGGAGTACCTGAAGTACGTCCAGAGGAACGACCTCGTCGTCTGGAGCGGGGTCACCGATGTCAAGGGAGACCGGTCGCTCCGCCCTTCGGCACAGCCCGACCCGGATATGTACCTCCGTATCGTTGACCGGAACGATGACGGCATTATCGTCCGTGGTGCCAAGGCACACCAGAGCGGCTCACTCTGCGCTCACGAGGGGCTGATACTGCCCTCCCGGGAGATGCGCGAAAATGACCGGGACTACGCGGTCGCTTTTGCCGTGCCCGTCGATGCCAGGGGTGTAATTCATGTCTACGGTCGTGGTACCCTCGAAGCCAGGGCAATGGAGGGAGTCGACCTCGGCAACGTTGACTTCGGTAAATTCTGCCCGATGGTTATCTTTGACGACGTATTCGTGCCCTGGGAGAGGGTTTTCATGTGCGGCGAGCACGAGTTTGCCGGGCCGATGGTGAGGCTTTTCGGAAGCTACCACCGCCACTCTCATGGAGGATGCAAGTGCGGTGTTGGTGACGTCCTCATCGGAGCGGCGGCAGCGGTCGCCGAGTATAACGGCGTGCCCAATGCCTCCCACATCAATGCCAAGCTTGTCGACATGATAAAGACTGTCCAGACGATGTATGGCTGCTGTCTGGCCGCCTCGATAGAGGCCAAAGAGAGTGATTCCGGCATATACCTGGTAGACAGCGTACTGGCAAATACATCCAAGCTCTATGAAGGCAAGGAGTACCACGAGGTAATCCGCCTCCTGGTGGACATTGCCGGGGGACTGGTGGCTGATCTGCCCTCGGAGAAAGACCTGCGCAATCCGGATATCGGACCCCTCGTTGAAAAATACCTGAAGGGGGCGGAAGGTGTACCGGTGGAGGACAGGATGCGCATGTTCCGCCTCATCGAGAAGCTAGCCTTCGAGACCAGGGATATTGTCTCCAACATCCACGGCGGTGGCTCGCCGGAAGCGCACCGGATGACGCTACTCCGCGACACGGATATCGAGCCCAAGAAAAAGCTGGCCCGGAGACTGGCCGGTATCAAAGAAAGTAAATAG